Proteins found in one Geomonas subterranea genomic segment:
- a CDS encoding radical SAM protein — protein MPLECAVLGKDIPITETTVPVISPYWRLKRNGHWALLCRYEHEQVRYAMLSPKMGATLALMDGRLTFRHLSMITHYAFDLESQEKAEEFVTRVIMAANREEDAVVNMTSELEPYVKRIDPFDFAVKASKWKTQERPAVPISLNLMFSNDCHTKCSYCFAKGHCVPESKLLSTERWKELLREAKALGIDQVSLSGGDPLFRKDALKLIEELIDLDILFALSTKCYITEDIADKLVSIGMTQPVNQFVREIQLNLDPDEPTADNLAGSPGYYHRAVHSIRNLLKRGFNVRVKAVATALTAPHIYDWVDELQDMGVRQISVAAYNRGLYGSNDRLSLGKEDRKSIIDQCRRARADFPEIDLRTIGCEPGEDRIGVQRRTTAEPLEALPDEEAEIHDKIRRWKTEDHSFGARSSMTITPDGKVMLYDTVPEDEALFVGDVTDNSIQDVWNSEPLLNYPFPKTEQFKGAACYDCQNLAKCQSKAGYCFRDAYFNSGTVLVPPAQCPMLQGESTV, from the coding sequence ATGCCATTAGAATGTGCTGTTTTAGGCAAGGACATACCTATCACAGAAACCACTGTCCCCGTAATTTCTCCTTACTGGCGGTTGAAAAGAAATGGTCACTGGGCCCTGCTTTGCCGCTACGAGCACGAGCAGGTGCGCTACGCCATGCTGTCCCCCAAGATGGGCGCGACACTCGCACTGATGGACGGCAGGTTGACCTTCAGACACCTATCCATGATCACACACTACGCATTCGATCTGGAGTCACAGGAAAAGGCCGAGGAGTTCGTCACGCGGGTGATCATGGCAGCCAACAGGGAGGAAGACGCCGTTGTCAACATGACCTCTGAACTGGAACCTTATGTCAAGCGTATCGACCCTTTCGACTTCGCCGTGAAGGCCTCGAAATGGAAGACTCAAGAAAGACCGGCGGTCCCGATCTCGCTGAACCTCATGTTCTCCAACGACTGCCACACAAAATGCTCGTACTGCTTTGCCAAAGGGCATTGCGTTCCGGAAAGCAAACTGTTGTCAACGGAGCGCTGGAAAGAGCTGCTGCGGGAGGCGAAAGCATTGGGAATTGACCAAGTCTCGCTCTCGGGCGGGGATCCGCTTTTCAGGAAGGATGCTCTGAAACTGATCGAGGAATTGATCGACCTCGACATACTCTTCGCACTGTCCACTAAATGCTATATAACCGAGGACATAGCAGACAAGCTGGTCTCAATTGGTATGACGCAACCCGTTAACCAGTTCGTGCGCGAGATCCAACTGAACCTTGATCCCGACGAACCGACAGCGGACAATCTGGCTGGCAGCCCGGGTTACTATCACAGGGCCGTACACAGCATCAGGAACCTTCTTAAAAGAGGCTTTAACGTGAGGGTAAAGGCTGTGGCAACGGCTCTCACCGCTCCCCACATCTACGATTGGGTCGATGAACTGCAGGACATGGGCGTGCGCCAGATCTCGGTGGCGGCGTACAACAGAGGCCTCTACGGCAGCAACGACAGGCTGAGCCTGGGCAAGGAAGACAGAAAATCAATCATCGACCAGTGCCGCCGCGCCAGGGCCGATTTTCCCGAGATCGACCTGCGGACTATAGGATGCGAACCTGGCGAAGACAGGATTGGCGTACAGAGACGGACGACCGCAGAACCATTGGAAGCGCTCCCGGATGAGGAAGCTGAAATTCACGATAAGATCAGGCGGTGGAAGACTGAGGACCATTCCTTTGGCGCACGAAGCAGCATGACGATCACACCGGATGGAAAGGTCATGCTCTATGACACCGTACCCGAGGACGAAGCCCTGTTCGTCGGGGATGTAACCGACAACTCTATTCAGGATGTATGGAACAGCGAACCTCTCTTGAATTATCCGTTCCCGAAGACCGAACAGTTCAAAGGGGCAGCGTGTTACGACTGTCAGAACTTGGCAAAGTGTCAGAGTAAGGCTGGATATTGTTTCCGGGATGCTTACTTCAACTCCGGGACCGTATTGGTCCCGCCGGCCCAATGCCCCATGCTACAGGGCGAAAGCACGGTCTGA
- the ung gene encoding uracil-DNA glycosylase has protein sequence MSTEAQIRLEPGWKSRLEGEFEKPYMRDLKEFLRQEMSLRKVIYPKGSEYFSAFNTTAFDQVRVVILGQDPYHGPDQAHGLCFSVQHGIEIPPSLVNIFKEIQSDLGLAPADFKHGHLRAWADQGVLLLNSVLTVEAGRAASHQGRGWETFTDRVIAVLNETKEHVVFMLWGAYAQKKGAVIDEARHLVLRAPHPSPLSAHRGFLGCRHFSKANAYLVQHGLDPVDWRLP, from the coding sequence ATGTCGACAGAAGCACAGATACGATTGGAGCCGGGGTGGAAATCCCGCTTGGAAGGCGAGTTCGAGAAACCTTACATGCGGGACCTCAAAGAGTTCCTGCGCCAGGAGATGTCGCTGCGGAAAGTCATCTATCCGAAGGGGAGTGAATACTTCAGCGCATTCAACACAACGGCTTTCGACCAGGTGAGGGTCGTCATCCTCGGTCAGGACCCGTATCACGGCCCCGACCAGGCTCATGGGCTCTGCTTCTCCGTACAGCACGGAATAGAGATTCCTCCATCCCTGGTCAATATCTTCAAGGAGATTCAGAGCGACCTGGGACTGGCACCGGCTGACTTCAAGCACGGCCACCTCCGGGCGTGGGCCGATCAGGGAGTGTTGCTGCTCAACAGCGTGCTGACCGTGGAAGCGGGCAGGGCGGCGTCACACCAGGGGAGAGGATGGGAGACCTTCACTGATCGGGTGATCGCGGTTTTGAACGAGACGAAGGAGCACGTAGTCTTCATGCTGTGGGGTGCTTACGCTCAGAAGAAAGGCGCAGTCATCGACGAAGCGCGCCATCTGGTGCTGCGCGCTCCGCATCCCTCACCGCTTTCGGCGCACCGGGGCTTCCTCGGGTGCCGGCATTTCTCCAAGGCCAACGCCTACCTGGTTCAGCACGGCCTGGACCCGGTTGACTGGCGTCTCCCCTGA
- a CDS encoding methyl-accepting chemotaxis protein, producing MNISKKIFIANVAIVLIATITTSAVTLYVIRKEITRQVTVGLTSRTKAFRELVAPNGSGFAVVDGKLQANGAVLDGRNDLTDKMKEIFGGEATIFRGDLRVATTIKKDDGSRAVGTSLQGGAREAVIERASAYVGEAKILGTPHFASYLPLLDNQGKVIGALFVGEKKSQFLAVFDDLKYLSLGISVLLAGLLALVAFLVMRRALEPMRALIATLKHVAEGDGDLTRRLAESDDEIGTASRYFNLFIERVHAIVQTVADNANSVTEASSELHRSTEQLARTTEEVAGQTETVSTAGEEMAVTSADISRNCLQAVESAERACDMATIGSADVERSIRGMQLINEKVRLTSESVSSLGAMSQQIGEIINTIQDIADQTNLLALNAAIEAARAGEQGRGFAVVADEVRSLAERTTHATKEIEGNIRSIQDETTRAVQVMQESAREAAKGAEDSVKSGQSLEGILKQISEVTQQIGQIATAAEEQSATSREISNNVHQITGIIQGTARANRESMATADKLNSLSANLKGQISRFSY from the coding sequence ATGAACATCAGCAAAAAGATTTTCATCGCCAACGTGGCTATCGTCCTGATCGCCACCATCACGACGTCAGCGGTCACGCTTTATGTGATCAGGAAAGAGATCACCCGCCAGGTCACCGTCGGACTCACCTCGCGCACGAAGGCGTTTCGCGAGCTGGTCGCGCCGAACGGCTCCGGGTTCGCAGTCGTGGACGGCAAGCTGCAGGCAAACGGCGCGGTCCTCGACGGCCGCAATGATTTGACCGATAAAATGAAGGAGATATTCGGAGGTGAGGCCACCATCTTCCGGGGCGACCTCAGGGTAGCCACCACGATCAAGAAGGATGACGGCAGCCGGGCCGTAGGGACCTCCCTGCAGGGGGGCGCGAGGGAGGCGGTTATCGAGCGGGCGTCCGCCTACGTCGGTGAGGCCAAGATACTGGGCACGCCCCACTTCGCCTCGTACCTGCCGCTATTGGACAACCAGGGGAAAGTCATCGGCGCACTGTTCGTCGGTGAGAAAAAATCGCAATTCCTCGCTGTCTTTGACGATCTGAAGTACCTGAGCCTCGGCATTTCCGTGTTGCTGGCGGGGCTTCTGGCGCTGGTCGCATTCCTAGTCATGCGCAGGGCGCTCGAGCCCATGCGGGCACTGATCGCAACCCTGAAACACGTCGCCGAGGGGGACGGCGATCTCACCCGGCGTCTGGCTGAGTCCGACGACGAGATCGGGACGGCGAGCCGGTACTTCAACCTCTTCATTGAGCGGGTGCACGCCATCGTCCAGACCGTTGCCGACAACGCCAACTCCGTCACCGAGGCGAGTTCCGAACTGCACCGCAGCACCGAACAGTTGGCGCGCACCACAGAAGAAGTCGCGGGACAAACCGAAACCGTCTCTACCGCCGGGGAAGAAATGGCCGTGACCTCTGCCGATATTTCCAGAAACTGCCTTCAGGCGGTCGAAAGCGCGGAGCGCGCCTGCGACATGGCCACCATCGGTTCGGCCGACGTGGAGCGGAGCATCCGCGGGATGCAACTCATCAACGAAAAGGTGCGCCTCACGTCTGAAAGCGTCAGCAGCCTGGGTGCCATGTCCCAGCAGATCGGGGAGATAATCAACACCATCCAGGACATCGCGGACCAGACCAACCTGCTGGCCCTCAACGCAGCCATCGAGGCAGCCCGGGCCGGTGAGCAGGGGCGCGGCTTTGCCGTCGTGGCCGATGAGGTACGCAGCCTGGCCGAGCGGACCACCCACGCCACCAAGGAAATAGAGGGGAACATCCGCTCCATTCAGGACGAGACCACGCGGGCCGTTCAAGTGATGCAGGAAAGCGCCAGGGAAGCTGCCAAGGGGGCCGAGGATTCTGTGAAGTCGGGGCAGAGCCTTGAAGGGATCCTGAAGCAGATCAGCGAGGTCACCCAGCAGATAGGACAGATAGCGACCGCAGCCGAAGAGCAAAGCGCGACCAGCCGTGAGATCAGCAACAACGTGCACCAGATAACGGGGATCATCCAGGGGACGGCGAGGGCCAACCGCGAGTCCATGGCCACAGCAGACAAGCTGAACTCACTCTCGGCAAACCTGAAAGGCCAGATCAGCCGCTTCAGCTACTAG
- a CDS encoding ATP-binding protein: protein MPPGDPRDIQIRRLQERVNFLEETNLNYLKTLDVLTACSDFQSDIYRLKESSFVIKAVFGQLRRLIPFITLSMFGIDEDSSFDLTVCEPERAKASVRKEVEAKVQDGTFAWALNQNHPVVVPTISGAETLVLHVLATNSRIRGMFAGIMPGNHVNTEVSTLNALSSILINTAYAVENSELYDMLQEHMQNLELKVQQRTTELEHALVQAEAATAAKSIFLANMSHEIRTPMNGVIGLARLLMETPLDEVQRDYLGSLSDCAESLLTIINEILDISKVEAGMITLEKIVFDLQRFLLRSLQPFILRGQEKGVQVRLEAGQGLPQLIVGDSVRIGQVLGNLVGNALKFTHKGTITVSCRLLEHTAGGVLLKFAVADTGIGIAPQALDVIFEKFSQADSSTTRLYGGTGLGLSISRSLVELMGGTLGVESRLGEGSVFSFTLQARLPLPGEIPTEDAEETAGEAITPLSILLVDDVPINQLISLKLIAKTGNHQVDCAANGEEALEKWGQSPYDLIFMDVQMPVMDGLEATRIIRCREKGTGQRVHICAMTANAMKEDVEVCRQAGMDSHISKPVREKELNAVIRKICNEVERPSSSPDAPAAPVQVAQAPPDEPDFDLGDLLERLDGDEELVGLFVTKFIEAATGHLHQLQEALQRGDHEECYFKAHTIAGTAANMGAARVRKIAAQMEQAAKNKEVDLLPAQLQQLQEAFAAFVAVTAVHKES, encoded by the coding sequence ATGCCACCCGGTGACCCAAGGGACATCCAGATACGAAGGCTCCAGGAGAGGGTCAACTTCCTCGAGGAGACCAATCTCAACTACCTGAAGACCCTCGACGTCCTCACCGCCTGCAGCGACTTCCAGTCGGACATCTACAGACTGAAGGAATCCTCCTTCGTCATCAAGGCCGTCTTCGGGCAGTTGAGGAGGCTGATCCCTTTCATCACCCTCTCCATGTTCGGCATCGACGAGGACTCCTCCTTCGACCTCACTGTCTGCGAGCCCGAGCGAGCCAAGGCGAGCGTCAGGAAAGAGGTCGAGGCAAAGGTGCAGGACGGCACTTTCGCCTGGGCACTCAACCAGAACCACCCGGTCGTGGTGCCCACCATCTCCGGGGCGGAGACGCTGGTTTTGCACGTTCTCGCTACCAACAGCCGCATCAGGGGGATGTTCGCCGGCATCATGCCCGGCAACCACGTGAACACCGAGGTCTCGACGCTGAACGCGCTGAGCAGCATCCTGATCAACACGGCCTACGCCGTGGAGAACTCCGAGCTCTACGACATGCTCCAGGAGCACATGCAGAACCTGGAGCTCAAGGTGCAACAGCGGACCACGGAACTGGAGCACGCACTGGTGCAGGCTGAGGCCGCCACCGCCGCAAAGAGCATCTTCCTCGCCAACATGAGCCACGAGATCCGCACCCCCATGAACGGCGTGATCGGCCTTGCCAGGCTGCTCATGGAAACTCCCCTGGACGAGGTGCAGCGGGACTACCTCGGGTCGCTGTCCGATTGCGCCGAAAGCCTGCTGACCATCATCAACGAGATACTCGATATATCGAAGGTGGAAGCAGGCATGATCACGCTGGAGAAGATCGTCTTCGACCTGCAACGGTTCCTGCTGCGCTCCCTGCAGCCCTTCATACTGCGCGGCCAGGAAAAAGGGGTGCAGGTCCGCCTGGAGGCGGGCCAGGGGCTGCCTCAACTGATCGTCGGGGACTCGGTGCGCATCGGCCAGGTGCTGGGAAACCTCGTCGGAAACGCGCTCAAGTTCACCCACAAGGGAACCATCACGGTGAGCTGCCGTCTGCTGGAACACACAGCGGGAGGGGTGCTGCTGAAATTCGCCGTCGCCGACACCGGGATCGGTATCGCCCCGCAGGCACTGGACGTGATCTTCGAGAAATTCTCCCAGGCGGACAGTTCCACCACGCGACTCTACGGAGGCACCGGGCTCGGGCTCTCCATCAGCAGAAGCCTCGTCGAACTCATGGGAGGCACACTCGGCGTCGAGAGCCGGCTTGGTGAGGGGAGCGTCTTCAGCTTCACCTTGCAGGCGCGGCTACCGCTTCCGGGAGAGATACCGACCGAAGACGCGGAGGAAACCGCAGGCGAAGCCATCACGCCATTGAGCATTCTGCTGGTTGACGACGTGCCCATCAACCAGCTCATCTCCTTGAAGCTCATCGCCAAGACCGGCAACCACCAGGTCGACTGCGCCGCGAACGGTGAGGAAGCGCTGGAGAAGTGGGGACAGTCCCCTTACGATCTGATCTTCATGGACGTGCAGATGCCGGTCATGGACGGGCTTGAGGCGACCAGGATCATCCGCTGCCGTGAAAAAGGAACCGGGCAAAGGGTGCATATCTGCGCCATGACCGCCAACGCCATGAAGGAGGATGTGGAGGTTTGCCGCCAGGCCGGTATGGACAGCCACATCTCGAAGCCGGTAAGGGAGAAGGAACTGAACGCGGTGATCAGAAAGATCTGCAACGAGGTGGAGCGTCCCTCGTCCTCTCCGGATGCACCCGCCGCCCCGGTACAGGTTGCTCAGGCGCCTCCCGACGAACCCGACTTCGACCTGGGGGATCTCCTGGAGCGGCTGGATGGCGACGAGGAGCTGGTCGGCCTGTTCGTCACGAAGTTCATTGAAGCAGCGACCGGCCACCTGCACCAGTTACAAGAAGCGCTCCAGCGGGGGGACCATGAAGAGTGCTACTTCAAGGCCCACACCATCGCCGGCACAGCGGCCAACATGGGCGCAGCACGCGTGCGCAAGATAGCTGCACAGATGGAACAGGCCGCCAAGAACAAAGAGGTCGACCTTTTGCCCGCACAGTTACAACAATTGCAGGAAGCTTTCGCGGCGTTTGTGGCGGTAACCGCCGTCCACAAAGAATCATGA
- a CDS encoding HDOD domain-containing protein has product MLRKPQLSVEHMVDDVSTIHSLPLFYSQLSEAIDHPRSSIGDIAKIIAEDQGLTARILKLANSPLFGYFSKIDTITQAVTIIGVLQVRDLALALSVMDVFKGIPEDLVNMEQFWKHSIATGLAARLLATSQRESNLERFFVAGILHDVGRLVMYVKVPEICLELLEHCRATGTLLHRAERERLGFDHAEVGSALLKRWKIPPRVAEPVGTHHDCGKGDQYPREGAILHFADLIAHALQIGNSGEIFVPELDHGVWERLQISSFYLPTLVKQVDATYEQTVSALFGGEDATR; this is encoded by the coding sequence GTGCTGCGTAAGCCCCAACTTTCGGTGGAGCACATGGTGGACGACGTCTCCACCATCCATTCTCTTCCCCTTTTCTATTCCCAGCTGTCGGAGGCGATCGATCATCCCCGCAGTTCCATCGGCGACATCGCCAAGATCATCGCGGAAGACCAGGGGCTCACGGCCAGGATCCTCAAGCTCGCCAACAGCCCGCTTTTCGGCTACTTCTCCAAGATCGATACCATCACCCAGGCAGTGACCATCATCGGCGTCCTCCAGGTGCGCGACCTGGCCCTGGCCCTCTCGGTCATGGACGTCTTCAAGGGGATCCCCGAGGACCTGGTGAACATGGAGCAGTTCTGGAAGCACAGCATCGCCACCGGACTCGCCGCGAGGCTGCTGGCGACCAGCCAGCGGGAGTCAAACCTCGAACGGTTCTTCGTGGCCGGCATACTGCACGACGTGGGGCGACTGGTGATGTATGTAAAGGTGCCGGAGATCTGCCTGGAACTGCTTGAGCATTGTCGCGCCACCGGGACCCTGTTGCACCGTGCCGAACGCGAGAGACTGGGCTTCGACCATGCCGAGGTCGGCAGCGCCCTCCTCAAGCGGTGGAAGATTCCCCCCAGGGTGGCCGAGCCGGTAGGCACCCACCACGACTGCGGCAAGGGGGACCAGTACCCCAGGGAGGGGGCGATCCTGCACTTCGCCGACCTGATCGCCCACGCGCTGCAGATAGGAAACAGCGGCGAAATCTTCGTGCCGGAACTGGACCACGGCGTATGGGAACGGCTGCAGATATCCAGCTTCTACCTCCCGACTCTGGTGAAGCAGGTGGACGCCACATACGAGCAGACCGTGTCCGCTCTCTTCGGGGGTGAAGATGCCACCCGGTGA